The Aureispira anguillae genome contains a region encoding:
- a CDS encoding penicillin-binding transpeptidase domain-containing protein, translated as MKPFLLLLIPFICICVSCTETNESAKLDLDALYKEYAVEGCFLLKSLNSKQLYVYNSNRCLQGFLPASTFKIVNSITALETGVATDENMLIKWDSVVRQIAVWNQDHTMKTAFKVSCVPYYQEIARRIGPLRMQEWVNKLQFGKMDIRKETISDFWLKGKSTVTPYQQLDFIERLANNELPIKPSTQQKMRDIMVIASDSSGMVMRGKTGWAIDGNRNIGWFVGYIERPDGERFVFVNNIEAAVGAIKDNDFMMCRKTIVGKVLGDLGVI; from the coding sequence ATGAAACCATTTTTATTGTTATTAATTCCGTTCATTTGTATCTGTGTTAGTTGTACCGAAACGAATGAATCTGCCAAGTTAGACTTGGATGCTTTGTACAAAGAATATGCTGTGGAAGGTTGTTTTTTGTTAAAATCATTAAATAGTAAACAGCTGTATGTTTACAATTCGAACCGTTGTTTACAGGGCTTCTTGCCTGCATCTACTTTTAAAATTGTCAATTCTATAACTGCTTTAGAGACAGGGGTTGCAACAGACGAAAATATGTTAATTAAATGGGACTCTGTTGTTCGTCAAATTGCAGTTTGGAATCAGGATCATACTATGAAAACGGCTTTTAAGGTTTCTTGTGTACCTTATTATCAAGAGATTGCTAGGCGTATAGGACCTTTACGGATGCAAGAATGGGTTAATAAATTGCAGTTTGGCAAAATGGACATTAGAAAAGAAACCATTTCTGATTTTTGGTTGAAAGGGAAATCTACGGTAACGCCCTATCAACAGCTTGATTTTATAGAGCGGTTGGCAAATAATGAGTTACCGATCAAGCCCTCTACTCAGCAAAAAATGAGGGACATTATGGTGATTGCTTCTGATTCTTCTGGAATGGTTATGAGAGGCAAGACGGGTTGGGCGATTGATGGCAATAGAAATATTGGCTGGTTTGTGGGGTATATAGAACGTCCTGATGGAGAGCGTTTTGTTTTTGTTAATAATATAGAAGCGGCAGTGGGAGCTATCAAAGACAATGATTTTATGATGTGTAGAAAGACCATTGTTGGTAAAGTTTTGGGCGACTTAGGTGTCATTTAA
- a CDS encoding hydroxymethylpyrimidine/phosphomethylpyrimidine kinase has protein sequence MQKNTSNRPYALSIAGFDPSGGAGLVADAKTMEAQGVYGLTVATAITVQHESVFRRVDWVDQDLIKAQISILFQEYPIHFCKIGLIQNWEVLAAITKHLLRLNPSLKIVVDPIFRASAGFNFHEEVSLETLKQWLSNVYLLTPNAQELKKIGTEGQALMAVAKALADYCNVLYKGGHNEVQKGTDFLLEDNTIHTLAPQQKVYYEKHGSGCVLSAAIVANLALGYDLLEACQQAKSYITAFLNSNNTLLGYHYKHK, from the coding sequence ATGCAAAAAAATACAAGCAATAGACCCTATGCGTTGAGCATTGCAGGCTTTGACCCTAGTGGTGGTGCAGGTTTGGTTGCAGATGCCAAAACAATGGAAGCGCAGGGGGTTTATGGGCTGACAGTTGCTACTGCCATAACGGTTCAGCATGAGTCTGTTTTTAGGCGGGTAGACTGGGTCGATCAAGACTTGATAAAGGCACAAATAAGCATATTGTTTCAAGAATACCCCATTCATTTTTGTAAAATAGGTTTGATTCAAAATTGGGAAGTTTTAGCGGCTATCACCAAACATTTGCTAAGGTTAAATCCTTCTTTAAAGATTGTTGTCGATCCGATTTTTAGAGCAAGCGCAGGATTTAATTTCCATGAAGAAGTAAGCTTAGAAACATTAAAACAATGGCTTTCGAATGTTTATTTACTGACTCCCAATGCACAAGAATTGAAAAAGATAGGAACAGAGGGACAAGCTCTAATGGCTGTTGCCAAAGCCTTAGCGGATTACTGCAATGTGTTATACAAAGGCGGGCATAACGAGGTGCAAAAAGGAACGGATTTTTTATTAGAAGATAATACAATACATACCTTAGCGCCTCAACAAAAAGTATATTATGAGAAACATGGCTCTGGTTGTGTGCTCTCTGCGGCAATTGTAGCAAACCTAGCCTTGGGTTATGATTTATTAGAAGCTTGCCAACAGGCCAAAAGTTATATCACGGCATTTTTAAATTCTAATAACACTTTATTGGGGTATCATTATAAACATAAGTAG
- a CDS encoding thiamine phosphate synthase, with the protein MEHRLYSTPIFFQEEALILNHLFENGLPCLHLRKPMATKADCVDLLKKINAKFYARIILHQHLELVEEFNLLGVHLTESARRALSSEALKQLIETCHAKDRIIGTAIHQRIDLLTLPKQLDYVTLSPVFPSISKPNYQPTENWSIHDLSFPFQLIALGGVNARTLAAAYERGFKAVAFLGAVWNGKASALENYQKLCKKIQAIDPMR; encoded by the coding sequence ATGGAGCATAGATTGTACTCAACGCCTATTTTTTTTCAAGAAGAAGCACTTATCCTGAATCATTTATTTGAAAATGGTTTACCTTGCTTGCATCTTAGAAAACCAATGGCAACTAAGGCAGATTGTGTTGACTTACTAAAAAAAATTAATGCTAAATTTTATGCTAGAATTATCCTTCATCAGCATTTAGAACTGGTCGAAGAATTTAATTTATTGGGGGTACACTTAACAGAGTCTGCTCGTAGAGCGCTATCTTCTGAGGCATTAAAACAACTAATAGAAACGTGTCATGCTAAAGACCGAATAATAGGCACAGCAATTCACCAAAGAATAGATCTTTTAACCTTACCAAAGCAATTGGATTATGTGACGTTGAGCCCTGTTTTTCCAAGTATTTCTAAACCCAATTATCAACCAACAGAAAATTGGAGCATACATGATTTGTCTTTCCCGTTCCAATTGATCGCTTTGGGAGGAGTTAATGCGAGAACTTTAGCAGCTGCTTATGAGCGTGGGTTCAAAGCGGTTGCTTTTTTGGGGGCAGTGTGGAATGGCAAGGCTTCAGCACTAGAAAATTACCAGAAATTATGCAAAAAAATACAAGCAATAGACCCTATGCGTTGA